From Strix uralensis isolate ZFMK-TIS-50842 chromosome 1, bStrUra1, whole genome shotgun sequence, a single genomic window includes:
- the LOC141948758 gene encoding epidermal retinol dehydrogenase 2-like codes for MNFFLETLKVIVLFVYYVLESLVLWVVPRRKKNVSGEIVLITGAGSGLGRALSLKFASLGATLVLWDINQEGLKETSRLARENGGVRVHCYICDCSKRQDIYRVADQVKKEVGDVNILVNNAGVVTGKRFIDCPDSLVEKTMEVNIMAHFWTYKAFLPAMMASNRGHLVSIASSAGLVGTNHLADYSASKFAAVGFAESIDLEMRNMGKTGVKTTTVCPYIMNTGMFDGCSTKWPTLLPDLETEYVAERIITAIRQDQEMLILPRLTYFLLALKSVIPVKAAVALADYFGVFRVMAGFKGRAKKA; via the exons ATGAACTTCTTCCTGGAAACATTGAAAGTCATCGTACTTTTTGTTTATTATGTGCTGGAGTCTCTAGTGCTCTGGGTTGTGCCTAGACGGAAGAAGAATGTTAGTGGTGAAATAGTATTAATAACAGGAGCGGGAAGTGGCCTTGGAAGAGCCTTATCTTTGAAGTTTGCCAGCCTTGGAGCCACACTGGTTCTCTGGGACATTAATCAAGAGGGGCTCAAGGAGACAAGTAGGCTGGCCAGAGAAAATGGAGGAGTAAGAGTACACTGTTACATCTGTGACTGTAGCAAAAGGCAGGACATCTACAGAGTAGCTGATCAG gttaaaaaagAGGTTGGTGATGTTAACATCCTAGTCAACAATGCTGGTGTCGTAACTGGAAAGAGGTTTATTGATTGTCCAGATTCACTTGTTGAAAAAACCATGGAAGTCAACATAATGGCACACTTCTGG ACTTACAAAGCCTTCCTCCCAGCAATGATGGCTTCTAACCGTGGACACTTGGTTAGTATTGCAAGTTCAGCAGGACTAGTTGGAACCAATCATCTTGCAG attacTCTGCAAGTAAATTTGCAGCAGTTGGTTTTGCAGAGTCAATTGATTTAGAGATGAGAAATATGGGAAAGACTGGTGTTAAAACCACAACTGTGTGTCCTTACATTATGAACACAGGAATGTTTGATGGCTGTAGCACCAA GTGGCCAACTCTGCTTCCTGATCTGGAGACAGAGTATGTGGCCGAGAGGATAATCACTGCTATTCGGCAAGACCAAGAGATGTTGATACTACCACGCCTTACTTATTTTTTATTAGCTCTGAAAAG TGTGATACCAGTGAAAGCAGCTGTTGCCCTTGCAGACTATTTTGGAGTCTTTCGTGTCATGGCTGGCTTCAAAGGTCGAGCAAAGAAGGCCTGA